A part of Euzebya rosea genomic DNA contains:
- a CDS encoding TetR/AcrR family transcriptional regulator, with the protein MPARDTSSRPTSRPTRPALSRERVLRAAVALADAHGIDAVTMRRLAEAVDVKPMSLYHHLANKDEVVDGMVDAVFAEIELPPAELGWEEAARLRARSARRVLSAHPWAVPLLESRRSPGPATLRHHDAVIGAYRRDGFDVAMAARAVSVVDAYVYGFVLTEAALPFDATDGEQVSKDVEEIMAPMDGDAHPHLAELVTAHVLQPGYSFAAEFEWGLDLILDGLRRRVPPGS; encoded by the coding sequence ATGCCTGCTCGTGACACCTCCTCCCGCCCGACGTCCCGGCCCACCCGGCCGGCGTTGTCACGGGAGCGGGTCCTCCGGGCAGCCGTCGCCCTCGCCGACGCCCACGGGATCGACGCGGTCACGATGCGGCGGCTGGCCGAGGCCGTCGACGTCAAGCCGATGTCGCTGTACCACCACCTGGCCAACAAGGACGAGGTGGTGGACGGCATGGTCGACGCGGTCTTCGCCGAGATCGAGCTGCCGCCCGCGGAGCTCGGCTGGGAGGAGGCGGCTCGGCTTCGGGCGCGATCGGCCCGTCGCGTCCTGTCCGCCCACCCATGGGCCGTCCCGCTGCTGGAGTCCAGGCGGTCACCCGGCCCGGCCACGCTGCGCCACCACGACGCCGTGATCGGTGCCTACCGTCGGGACGGCTTCGACGTCGCCATGGCTGCCCGCGCCGTCTCGGTCGTCGACGCCTACGTCTACGGGTTCGTGCTGACCGAGGCGGCCCTGCCGTTCGACGCCACCGACGGTGAGCAGGTCAGCAAGGACGTCGAGGAGATCATGGCGCCCATGGACGGCGACGCCCACCCCCACCTCGCCGAGCTGGTCACGGCCCACGTCCTGCAACCCGGGTACAGCTTCGCCGCGGAGTTCGAATGGGGCCTTGACCTGATCCTCGACGGCCTCCGGCGACGGGTCCCGCCCGGCAGCTGA
- a CDS encoding cell wall-binding repeat-containing protein — translation MPAFAEPPTAIAHRVRLRRGLAVLVLLLSTGLAFAPWGSPVTGQSSSLPGVPRADCGPGSAPESAEQGRVPAADHDSGRADSPYTCNTELVGHHGATGGFKVHRYVDAQGQECAYYDSTLIFGLDLLVQASTGAGVLVLDMADPSNPVLTDQLVTPAMLSPHESLELNQARGLLAAVTGTAATYPGIVDVYDVSQDCTQPELEASAPVGFFGHESGFAPDGMTFYTASTALSSVVAVDLTDPAVPTPVAFLPVNSHGIQISDDGTRAYMTPLDIGSGPIPTTGELDGGIAVYDISAIQDREPLAQAELLSELSWEHSSIAQTAIPVVIDGDPYLVEIDEFVDFTEFASPLDFAPGVGRIIDISDETAPEVVADIRLEVHDPALRPSFADDPGATRPYQGYAGHYCAVPQRDEPGVVACSMIGSGLRVFDIRDPRAPREIAYFNAPANPSSLVLNADGASFAMSAPAFVPERGEIWYSDTASGFWAVRLTNGVWPFDASVDRLAGPSRIETAVAASRDAFADGAAEVVVVSRADDFADAITGGPLAVHLGGPILLSGSDGLHPASGAEIQRVLADGGTVHLLGGTAALSARVEADVRALGVAVERHGGADRFATAVEVADRIGDAASVILADGGTFADAVVAAPLAADRGAVVLLTDGDVVPDATRDWLDGQADLPVTAIGQGAASAAPDAEEVIDGSVSGDLSVDVATVGFAGPARVGIARGDDFADALTAGAVLGRRAEGPVLLVGRDTLPPAVADHLTANATSIRRAIVFGGEAAVGRSVRDAVARSLAPA, via the coding sequence ATGCCCGCGTTCGCCGAACCCCCGACCGCCATCGCCCACCGTGTGCGGCTGCGACGAGGGCTCGCCGTCCTCGTCCTCCTCCTGTCCACCGGCCTGGCGTTCGCCCCGTGGGGCAGCCCGGTCACCGGCCAGTCCTCGTCGCTGCCGGGCGTGCCCCGAGCCGACTGCGGACCGGGCAGCGCCCCCGAGTCCGCCGAGCAGGGCCGCGTGCCGGCCGCCGACCACGACTCCGGTCGGGCCGACAGCCCCTACACCTGCAACACCGAGCTCGTCGGCCACCACGGTGCCACCGGCGGGTTCAAGGTCCATCGCTACGTCGACGCGCAGGGGCAGGAGTGCGCCTACTACGACTCGACGCTGATCTTCGGACTCGACCTGCTGGTGCAGGCGAGCACCGGCGCCGGTGTGCTCGTGCTGGACATGGCGGACCCGTCCAACCCGGTCCTGACCGACCAGCTGGTCACCCCTGCGATGCTGTCGCCGCACGAGTCGCTGGAGCTGAACCAGGCACGCGGACTGCTCGCCGCCGTCACCGGGACGGCCGCGACCTACCCGGGCATCGTCGACGTCTACGACGTCAGCCAGGACTGCACCCAGCCCGAGCTCGAGGCCTCCGCGCCGGTCGGGTTCTTCGGCCACGAGTCGGGCTTCGCCCCGGACGGCATGACCTTCTACACCGCGTCCACCGCCCTGTCCTCGGTCGTGGCGGTCGACCTGACCGACCCGGCCGTGCCGACGCCGGTGGCCTTCCTGCCGGTCAACTCCCACGGCATCCAGATCTCCGACGACGGCACCCGTGCCTACATGACGCCGCTGGACATCGGCAGCGGGCCGATCCCGACCACCGGCGAGCTCGACGGCGGCATCGCCGTCTACGACATCTCCGCCATCCAGGACCGCGAGCCGCTGGCGCAGGCCGAGCTGCTGTCGGAGCTGAGCTGGGAGCACAGCTCGATCGCCCAGACGGCGATCCCGGTGGTCATCGACGGCGACCCGTACCTGGTGGAGATCGACGAGTTCGTGGACTTCACCGAGTTCGCCTCGCCCCTGGACTTCGCGCCGGGCGTGGGGCGGATCATCGACATCAGCGACGAGACCGCCCCCGAGGTGGTCGCCGACATCCGGCTGGAGGTCCACGACCCGGCGCTGCGCCCCTCCTTCGCCGACGACCCCGGGGCCACCCGGCCCTACCAGGGCTACGCCGGTCACTACTGCGCGGTGCCCCAGCGCGACGAACCGGGCGTGGTGGCGTGCTCCATGATCGGCTCGGGGCTGCGGGTGTTCGACATCCGTGACCCGCGTGCACCACGGGAGATCGCCTACTTCAACGCGCCGGCCAACCCCTCCTCGCTGGTCCTCAACGCCGACGGGGCGTCCTTCGCCATGTCCGCCCCGGCGTTCGTGCCCGAACGCGGGGAGATCTGGTACTCCGACACGGCCAGCGGGTTCTGGGCTGTCCGGCTGACCAACGGGGTGTGGCCCTTCGACGCCTCGGTGGACCGCCTGGCCGGCCCCTCGCGGATCGAGACCGCGGTGGCGGCGTCACGGGACGCCTTCGCCGACGGTGCGGCCGAGGTGGTCGTGGTGTCCCGGGCCGACGACTTCGCCGACGCCATCACCGGGGGGCCGTTGGCCGTCCACCTCGGCGGACCGATCCTGCTGTCCGGTTCCGACGGGTTGCATCCCGCGTCGGGTGCGGAGATCCAGCGCGTGCTGGCCGACGGGGGCACCGTGCACCTGCTCGGCGGGACGGCTGCGCTGTCTGCTCGGGTGGAGGCGGACGTGCGTGCGCTCGGTGTGGCCGTCGAGCGACACGGAGGGGCCGACCGGTTCGCCACGGCGGTGGAGGTTGCCGATCGGATCGGCGATGCGGCGAGTGTGATCCTCGCCGACGGTGGCACCTTCGCCGACGCGGTCGTCGCGGCGCCGTTGGCGGCCGACCGAGGCGCCGTGGTCCTGCTGACCGACGGCGACGTGGTGCCGGACGCCACCCGGGACTGGCTGGACGGACAGGCCGACCTGCCCGTGACCGCCATCGGGCAGGGTGCGGCGTCGGCGGCACCCGACGCCGAGGAGGTGATCGACGGCAGCGTGTCCGGCGACCTCTCTGTGGACGTCGCCACCGTCGGCTTCGCCGGTCCCGCCCGGGTCGGCATCGCCCGCGGCGACGACTTCGCCGATGCCCTGACCGCCGGGGCGGTGCTGGGCCGCCGTGCAGAGGGCCCCGTGCTGCTGGTCGGGCGCGACACCCTCCCCCCGGCCGTGGCCGATCACCTCACCGCCAACGCCACCAGCATCCGTCGCGCGATCGTCTTCGGCGGCGAGGCCGCCGTGGGTCGGTCCGTGCGAGACGCCGTGGCCAGATCCCTCGCCCCGGCCTGA
- the ileS gene encoding isoleucine--tRNA ligase — translation MTASVPQTTRAAYPRHGGTVPAAPSFPEIETAVLRYWADDATFEASVDARPAGANGDNEYVFYDGPPFANGLPHYGHLLTGYVKDVVPRFRTMTGRRVERRFGWDCHGLPAEVEAEKQLGISHKSEIEDMGIEVFNDACRTSVLRYTDEWEQYVTRQARWVDFEGDYKTLDTDYMESVMWAFKALHDKGLIYEGFRVLAYCWRCETPLSNTETRMDDTYRQRQDPAVTVGLRLAEVGDALDNALALIWTTTPWTLPSNLAAAVHPDLDYVVVQPTEGDFAGQKLVLAEAAVARYARELGEEPPVVARLTGTDLLGRRYTPPFDYFAGAENAHQVLAADYVSAEDGTGLVHIAPAFGEDDKLVTDAAGITPVVPVDSQGLFTAEVADFAGMHVFEANTPITRALRDAGLLVRHETYEHPYPHCWRCDNPLIYRAVSSWFVEVTKIRDRMVELNQQIDWVPGHIKDGSFGQWLAGARDWSISRNRYWGSPIPVWQSDDPRYPRTDVYGSLDELEADFGVRLTDLHRPAIDKLTRPNPDDPTGRSTMRRVPEVLDCWFESGSMPFAQVHYPFENAEWFEDHYPGDFIVEYNGQTRGWFYTLHVLATALFDRPAFTTCLAHGILLGDDGRKMSKSLKNYPDVREVFDRDGADAMRWFLMSSPVLRGGNLIVTEQGIRDSVRQVLLPLWNTWYFLQLYAGAAGTAGSTSTASTDVLDRYVMARVREAVEGMTSALESGDIAGATATFGDTLDSVTNWYVRRSRDRFWNAETPEGQAAVDTLHTVLEVLCRLAAPLLPLVAEEVWRGLTGERSVHLTDWPTPDELPADHDLVAGMDGIRAAASAVLALRTAAGLRVRLPLSSLTVAVEDPAALEPYVGLLADEVNVKDVRLVSIAEAEAAGVGVSQQLTVNARAAGPRLGKDVQGVIKASKTGDWSVDGDTVVCGGVALEPAEFELATVVEGSGDHSVVGQIPSGGFVLLDTTVTPELEAEGWARDVIRRVADARRDADLHVSDRIVLTLVVPPGRTGALEVHRDMIAAETLATTLHGDTDDQLGADDVRITLE, via the coding sequence GTGACCGCTTCCGTACCCCAGACCACCCGTGCCGCCTACCCCCGTCACGGCGGCACCGTGCCCGCCGCGCCCTCCTTCCCCGAGATCGAGACGGCCGTGCTGCGCTACTGGGCCGACGACGCCACCTTCGAGGCGTCGGTCGACGCACGTCCAGCCGGCGCCAACGGGGACAACGAGTACGTCTTCTACGACGGCCCGCCGTTCGCCAACGGCCTGCCGCACTACGGCCACCTGCTGACCGGCTACGTGAAGGACGTCGTGCCGCGGTTCCGCACGATGACCGGTCGGCGGGTCGAGCGTCGGTTCGGCTGGGACTGCCACGGGCTGCCCGCCGAGGTCGAAGCCGAGAAGCAGCTCGGGATCAGCCACAAGTCCGAGATCGAGGACATGGGCATCGAGGTCTTCAACGACGCCTGCCGCACCTCGGTCCTGCGCTACACCGACGAGTGGGAGCAGTACGTCACCCGGCAGGCTCGCTGGGTCGACTTCGAGGGCGACTACAAGACCCTCGACACCGACTACATGGAGTCGGTGATGTGGGCGTTCAAGGCCCTTCACGACAAGGGCCTGATCTACGAGGGCTTCCGGGTCCTCGCCTACTGCTGGCGCTGCGAGACCCCGCTGTCCAACACCGAGACCCGGATGGACGACACCTACCGCCAGCGCCAGGACCCGGCGGTCACCGTCGGGCTGCGCCTGGCCGAGGTCGGTGACGCGCTCGACAACGCGCTGGCGCTGATCTGGACCACCACGCCGTGGACCCTTCCCTCCAACCTGGCCGCCGCCGTCCACCCCGACCTGGACTACGTCGTCGTGCAGCCGACCGAGGGCGACTTCGCAGGACAGAAGCTGGTGCTCGCCGAGGCCGCCGTCGCCCGCTACGCCCGGGAGCTCGGGGAGGAGCCACCGGTTGTCGCACGCCTGACCGGCACCGACCTGCTCGGCCGCCGCTACACCCCGCCCTTCGACTACTTCGCGGGCGCGGAGAACGCCCACCAGGTCCTCGCGGCCGACTACGTCTCGGCCGAGGACGGCACCGGTCTGGTCCACATCGCCCCCGCGTTCGGTGAGGACGACAAGCTCGTCACCGACGCCGCCGGGATCACCCCGGTCGTGCCGGTCGACTCCCAGGGCCTGTTCACCGCCGAGGTCGCCGACTTCGCCGGCATGCACGTCTTCGAGGCCAACACCCCCATCACCCGGGCCCTGCGCGACGCCGGCCTGCTGGTCCGCCACGAGACCTACGAGCACCCCTACCCGCACTGCTGGCGGTGTGACAACCCGCTGATCTACCGGGCGGTCTCGTCGTGGTTCGTGGAGGTCACGAAGATCCGCGACCGCATGGTCGAGCTGAACCAGCAGATCGACTGGGTGCCCGGCCACATCAAGGACGGCTCGTTCGGCCAGTGGCTCGCCGGCGCCCGCGACTGGTCGATCAGCCGCAACCGCTACTGGGGCTCCCCGATCCCCGTGTGGCAGTCCGACGACCCGCGCTACCCCCGCACCGACGTCTACGGCTCGCTGGACGAGCTCGAGGCCGACTTCGGCGTCCGCCTGACCGACCTCCACCGGCCGGCGATCGACAAGCTGACCCGCCCCAACCCCGACGACCCGACGGGCCGGTCCACGATGCGCCGGGTCCCCGAGGTGCTGGACTGCTGGTTCGAGTCCGGCTCGATGCCGTTCGCCCAGGTCCACTACCCCTTCGAGAACGCCGAATGGTTCGAGGACCACTACCCGGGCGACTTCATCGTCGAGTACAACGGCCAGACCCGCGGCTGGTTCTACACCCTCCACGTCCTGGCCACGGCGCTGTTCGACCGCCCGGCGTTCACGACCTGCCTCGCCCACGGGATCCTGCTGGGCGACGACGGCCGCAAGATGAGCAAGTCGCTGAAGAACTACCCTGACGTGCGCGAGGTGTTCGACCGGGACGGCGCCGACGCGATGCGCTGGTTCCTGATGTCCTCACCGGTCCTGCGGGGCGGCAACCTGATCGTGACCGAGCAGGGCATCCGCGACTCGGTCCGGCAGGTCCTGCTGCCGCTGTGGAACACCTGGTACTTCCTGCAGCTGTACGCCGGCGCGGCCGGGACGGCGGGTTCGACGTCGACGGCGTCCACCGACGTGCTGGACCGCTACGTCATGGCCCGCGTCCGCGAGGCCGTCGAGGGGATGACCAGCGCACTTGAGTCGGGTGACATCGCCGGGGCCACGGCCACGTTCGGCGACACCCTCGACAGCGTGACCAACTGGTACGTGCGTCGCTCCCGTGACCGGTTCTGGAACGCCGAGACGCCGGAGGGGCAGGCCGCCGTCGACACCCTCCACACGGTGCTGGAGGTGCTGTGCCGGCTGGCGGCGCCGCTGCTGCCGCTGGTCGCCGAGGAGGTGTGGCGTGGCCTGACCGGCGAACGGTCGGTCCACCTCACCGACTGGCCGACCCCCGACGAGCTGCCCGCCGACCACGACCTGGTCGCCGGCATGGACGGGATCCGCGCGGCCGCGTCGGCCGTGCTGGCCCTGCGGACCGCCGCGGGCCTGCGGGTGCGGCTGCCGCTGTCGAGCCTGACCGTGGCCGTCGAGGACCCCGCGGCGCTGGAGCCCTACGTCGGCCTGCTGGCCGACGAGGTCAACGTCAAGGACGTCCGCCTGGTGTCCATCGCCGAGGCCGAGGCCGCCGGCGTCGGGGTCAGCCAGCAGCTGACCGTCAACGCCCGCGCCGCCGGACCGCGACTCGGCAAGGACGTGCAGGGCGTCATCAAGGCCTCCAAGACCGGCGACTGGTCGGTGGACGGCGACACCGTCGTCTGCGGCGGTGTGGCGCTGGAGCCGGCCGAGTTCGAGCTGGCCACGGTCGTTGAGGGGTCCGGTGACCACTCGGTCGTCGGCCAGATCCCCTCCGGCGGCTTCGTCCTGCTGGACACCACCGTCACGCCGGAGCTCGAGGCCGAGGGCTGGGCCCGCGACGTCATCCGCAGGGTCGCCGACGCACGGCGTGACGCCGACCTCCACGTGTCGGACCGGATCGTGCTGACCCTCGTCGTGCCGCCCGGTCGCACGGGCGCCCTGGAGGTCCACCGTGACATGATCGCGGCGGAGACCCTCGCGACCACCCTGCACGGCGACACCGACGACCAGCTGGGCGCCGACGACGTCAGGATCACGCTGGAGTGA
- a CDS encoding ABC transporter ATP-binding protein, with the protein MSTDTTTRDTPAEADQLGAMETVRRGLALSPELRVGLGVTGLLALGSTAGRVVVPVLVQQVLDRGFDVSQGTVDMGIVTRLVLFGALAVALTALATGVMNLRLAVVAEQALSNLRQRAFAHIHDLSMLHQASEQRGVLVARVTTDIDQISRFMQWAGLQLIINFGQATLALTVMLVLTWQLALVVVVLVPVIAVVIKAFQGRLDAAYLEVRRRVGRLLGTLAETVVGAQVIRAYGMEDRVRERLDDAISDHREASLKAGWLSATFSGVGELLSSLVIAGVLVVGAVLAVNDVTTVGRVVAFLFLAQLFVEPVQAFGEAVNEAQNAIAGWRRVIEVLDTDPDVADPGDDGVDLPDEPLGIRFDHVDFAYPPADGDQPTKVLFDVDVTIEPRTRIAVVGETGSGKTTFAKLLTRLMDPTGGAVLLGGVPLHDVRFRSLRSRVVMVPQDGMLFAGTITENVLMGDGDLAVAQVRRAFDELGLGDWVASLPQGLETPVGERGDALSAGERQLVALARAYLADPDVLVLDEATSAVDPAAEMRLQRALAGLTAGRTTVTIAHRLSTAEQADRVLVFDAGRIVEDGPHADLVEAGGLYSRMHGAWEAGTSSARSA; encoded by the coding sequence ATGAGCACCGACACGACGACTCGCGACACGCCGGCCGAGGCAGACCAGCTCGGCGCGATGGAGACGGTCCGGCGCGGTCTGGCGCTGTCGCCGGAGCTGCGTGTGGGACTCGGCGTCACCGGCCTGCTGGCGCTCGGCTCGACCGCCGGGCGCGTCGTCGTTCCCGTCCTGGTCCAGCAGGTGCTCGACCGCGGGTTCGACGTGTCGCAGGGTACCGTCGACATGGGCATCGTCACCCGGCTGGTGCTGTTCGGCGCGCTTGCCGTCGCCCTCACCGCGCTGGCCACCGGCGTGATGAACCTGCGGCTTGCGGTCGTGGCCGAGCAGGCCCTGTCCAACCTCCGCCAGCGCGCGTTCGCCCACATCCACGACCTTTCGATGCTGCACCAGGCCAGCGAGCAGCGCGGCGTGCTGGTCGCCCGCGTCACCACCGACATCGACCAGATCTCCCGCTTCATGCAGTGGGCCGGCCTGCAGCTGATCATCAACTTCGGCCAGGCCACCCTCGCCCTGACCGTGATGCTCGTCCTGACTTGGCAGCTGGCCCTCGTCGTCGTGGTCCTCGTGCCGGTCATCGCCGTGGTCATCAAGGCGTTCCAGGGTCGGCTGGACGCCGCCTACCTGGAGGTCCGTCGCCGCGTCGGCCGGCTGCTCGGCACGCTGGCCGAGACCGTCGTCGGCGCACAGGTCATCCGCGCCTACGGCATGGAGGACCGGGTTCGCGAACGCCTCGACGACGCCATCTCCGACCATCGGGAGGCCTCGCTGAAGGCCGGCTGGTTGTCGGCGACCTTCTCCGGTGTCGGCGAGCTGCTGAGCTCGCTCGTCATCGCCGGAGTGCTGGTCGTCGGTGCCGTGCTGGCCGTCAACGACGTCACGACCGTCGGCCGGGTCGTGGCGTTCCTCTTCCTCGCCCAGCTGTTCGTCGAGCCCGTGCAGGCGTTCGGCGAAGCCGTCAACGAAGCCCAGAACGCCATCGCCGGCTGGCGACGCGTGATCGAGGTCCTCGACACCGACCCCGACGTCGCCGACCCCGGTGACGACGGCGTCGACCTGCCCGACGAACCGCTCGGCATCCGCTTCGACCACGTCGACTTCGCCTATCCGCCGGCCGACGGCGACCAGCCGACCAAGGTCCTGTTCGACGTCGACGTCACCATCGAGCCCCGGACCCGCATCGCCGTCGTCGGCGAGACCGGGTCGGGCAAGACGACCTTCGCCAAGCTGCTGACCCGGCTGATGGACCCGACGGGCGGTGCCGTCCTCCTGGGTGGCGTGCCCCTGCACGACGTCCGGTTCCGCAGCCTCCGGTCTCGCGTCGTCATGGTCCCCCAGGACGGGATGTTGTTCGCCGGCACGATCACCGAGAACGTGCTCATGGGGGATGGCGACCTGGCCGTCGCACAGGTCCGCCGGGCCTTCGACGAGCTTGGCCTGGGCGACTGGGTCGCCAGCCTCCCGCAGGGCCTCGAGACCCCTGTCGGCGAACGCGGAGACGCCCTCTCGGCCGGGGAACGCCAGCTGGTCGCGCTGGCCCGCGCCTACCTCGCCGATCCCGACGTGCTGGTCCTGGACGAAGCAACCTCGGCCGTCGACCCGGCCGCGGAGATGCGGCTGCAGCGGGCCCTCGCCGGCCTGACCGCCGGGCGGACGACGGTGACGATCGCCCACCGGCTGTCCACCGCCGAGCAGGCCGACCGCGTGCTCGTGTTCGACGCCGGACGCATCGTCGAGGACGGGCCACACGCCGACCTGGTCGAGGCCGGGGGGTTGTACAGCCGCATGCACGGGGCGTGGGAGGCCGGCACCTCCAGCGCACGCTCCGCCTGA
- a CDS encoding ABC transporter ATP-binding protein, translating to MSANQAAVVQRAEMGGAHLAGAGWRLIVRQLRRAPKQFALGMVGTTFYAGATVVSSVVIGWVTDTVLFPAVEAGSIGTASLAVAAIAVIGVSMVRAVGIALRRGGAYAAQFRLQQRDRREVTDRYLELPIAWHRRHPTGQLLANVNDDVEAASFIAAPLPMAVGVIVMLVVTAALLVSTDPFLAFVGFAVGPLLGVANYVYQRKMRVVAADAQRLRARVSETAHESFDAALVVKTLGREDAEVERFGVRSDALRDRMIEVGRLRAVFDPVMEALPSIGILLVLFVGAQRAASGDITAGDLVTFAYLFRLVALPMRVFGWLLGELPRAVVGMERIDAVLDTTDRVDYGTDVPGQSADAAGARATVRGVAYRHPDGAYQDLSNAAVVEPIDAPTTTEGQQEVVDQTRGLRTIDLDVPAGSTVAVVGPTGSGKTTIAHLLARLFDPDEGRITLDDRPLADLQRAALADNVALVFQEAFLFDDDVIGNLTLGEPVAEDDVRWAAELAQADGFITDLPDGYRTQLGERGASLSGGQRQRIALARALLRRPRLLVLDDATSAVDPSVESAILRGLSALDTTVVLVAYRRSSIALADEVVYVEAGRVAGRGSHDELYASQPGYRALIDAYDTGKPVPADTGTPTPSESGATR from the coding sequence TTGAGCGCGAACCAAGCTGCCGTGGTGCAGCGTGCCGAGATGGGCGGGGCCCATCTGGCCGGCGCTGGCTGGCGCCTGATCGTCCGCCAGCTCAGGCGCGCCCCCAAGCAGTTCGCGCTGGGCATGGTGGGCACCACGTTCTACGCCGGGGCCACCGTCGTGTCGTCGGTCGTCATCGGCTGGGTCACCGACACCGTGCTGTTCCCGGCCGTGGAGGCGGGCTCGATCGGCACCGCGTCGTTGGCCGTCGCCGCGATCGCCGTCATCGGGGTGTCCATGGTCCGGGCCGTCGGCATCGCGCTGCGCCGGGGGGGCGCCTACGCCGCGCAGTTCCGCCTGCAGCAACGCGACCGGCGCGAGGTCACCGACCGGTACCTCGAGCTGCCGATCGCTTGGCACCGCCGGCACCCGACCGGACAGCTGCTGGCCAACGTCAACGACGACGTCGAGGCCGCGTCCTTCATCGCCGCCCCGCTGCCGATGGCCGTCGGCGTGATCGTCATGCTGGTCGTCACCGCGGCCCTGCTGGTGTCCACCGACCCCTTCCTGGCCTTCGTCGGGTTCGCCGTCGGTCCGTTGCTCGGGGTCGCCAACTACGTCTACCAACGGAAGATGCGCGTCGTCGCGGCCGACGCACAGCGGCTGCGCGCCCGGGTCTCGGAGACCGCGCACGAGTCCTTCGACGCCGCCCTGGTCGTCAAGACCCTGGGTCGCGAGGACGCCGAGGTCGAGCGCTTCGGCGTCCGTAGCGATGCCCTGCGGGACCGGATGATCGAGGTCGGCAGGCTCCGTGCGGTCTTCGATCCCGTGATGGAGGCCCTCCCGAGCATCGGCATCCTCCTCGTCCTCTTCGTCGGCGCCCAGCGCGCGGCCAGCGGCGACATCACGGCCGGCGACCTTGTCACCTTCGCCTACCTCTTCCGCCTGGTGGCCCTGCCGATGCGGGTCTTCGGCTGGCTGCTGGGCGAGCTGCCCCGGGCCGTGGTCGGCATGGAGCGGATCGACGCCGTGCTCGACACGACCGACCGGGTCGACTACGGGACCGACGTCCCCGGTCAGTCCGCTGACGCGGCCGGTGCCCGTGCCACCGTCCGAGGCGTGGCCTACCGCCATCCCGACGGGGCCTACCAGGACCTCTCGAACGCCGCCGTCGTCGAACCGATCGACGCCCCCACGACGACCGAGGGACAGCAGGAGGTCGTGGACCAGACGCGTGGCCTTCGGACGATCGACCTCGACGTCCCCGCCGGGTCCACCGTGGCCGTCGTCGGCCCGACCGGGTCGGGCAAGACCACCATCGCCCACCTGCTGGCACGCCTGTTCGACCCCGACGAGGGACGGATCACGCTGGACGACCGACCCCTCGCCGACCTCCAGCGTGCCGCCCTGGCCGACAACGTCGCCCTGGTCTTCCAGGAGGCGTTTCTCTTCGACGACGACGTCATCGGCAACCTCACCCTCGGGGAACCGGTGGCCGAGGACGACGTCCGCTGGGCCGCCGAGCTGGCCCAGGCCGACGGCTTCATCACCGACCTGCCGGACGGCTACCGCACCCAGCTCGGGGAGCGGGGCGCCTCGTTGTCGGGTGGGCAGCGGCAGCGGATCGCCCTGGCCCGCGCGCTGCTGCGCCGACCCCGCCTGCTGGTCCTCGACGACGCCACGTCGGCGGTCGACCCCAGCGTGGAGTCCGCGATCCTGCGTGGCCTGTCGGCGCTGGACACCACCGTCGTGCTGGTCGCCTACCGCCGATCCTCCATCGCCCTCGCCGACGAGGTCGTCTACGTCGAGGCCGGCCGCGTCGCAGGCCGCGGCAGCCACGACGAGCTGTACGCCAGCCAGCCCGGCTACCGGGCCCTGATCGACGCGTATGACACCGGCAAGCCGGTCCCGGCCGACACCGGCACGCCCACCCCCAGCGAGAGCGGGGCAACCCGATGA